In Pseudophryne corroboree isolate aPseCor3 chromosome 3, aPseCor3.hap2, whole genome shotgun sequence, a genomic segment contains:
- the LOC135056971 gene encoding oocyte zinc finger protein XlCOF6.1-like isoform X2, whose amino-acid sequence MLNIHPVPHSADISSNPSNREDCSADNSVFVTHSAAHTPDNIFPCSECGKCFTRKSHLIRHQRSHTGEKPFPCSECGKYFKQKSNLVTHQRSHTGEKPFPCSECGKCFTQKSDLVRHQRSHTGEKPFPCSECGKCFTLKSELVRHQRRHTGEKPFPCSECGKCFTQKSHLVSHQRSHRGEKPFSCSECGKYFKQKSDLVRHQRSHTGEKPFPCSECGKCFTLKSELVRHQRRHTGEKPFPCSECGKCFTQKSHLVSHQRSHRGEKPFSCSECGKYFKQKSDLVRHQRSHTGEKPFPCSECGKCFTLKSELVRHQRRHTGEKPFPCSECGKCFTQKSHLVSHQRSHTGEKPFSCSECGKYFKQKSELVRHQRRHTGENPFPCSECGKCFTLKSYLVTHQRSHTGEKPFPCSECGKCFTRKSHLVTHQISHRRSITIS is encoded by the coding sequence ATGCTaaatatacatccagtacctcacAGCGCAGATATATCATCCAATCCCTCTAATCGCGAGGACTGTTCTGCTGATAACTCAGTTTTTGTTACACATAGTGCAGCTCATACACCTGATAATATATTTCcctgttccgagtgtgggaaatgtttcacacggaaatcacatcttattagacatcagagaagtcacacaggtgagaagccatttccatgctctgagtgtgggaaatattttaaacagaaatcaaatcttgttacacatcagagaagtcacacaggtgaaaagccatttccatgctctgagtgtgggaaatgttttacacagaaatcagatcttgttagacatcagagaagtcacacaggtgaaaagccatttccatgctctgagtgtgggaaatgttttacactgaaatcagagCTGGTtagacatcagagacgtcacacaggtgagaagccatttccatgctctgagtgtgggaaatgttttacacagaaatcacatcttgtttcacatcaaagaagtcacagaggtgagaagccattttcatgctctgagtgtgggaaatattttaaacagaaatcagatcttgttagacatcaaagaagtcacacaggtgaaaagccatttccatgctctgagtgtgggaaatgttttacactgaaatcagagCTGGTtagacatcagagacgtcacacaggtgagaagccatttccatgctctgagtgtgggaaatgttttacacagaaatcacatcttgtttcacatcaaagaagtcacagaggtgagaagccattttcatgctctgagtgtgggaaatattttaaacagaaatcagatcttgttagacatcaaagaagtcacacaggtgaaaagccatttccatgctctgagtgtgggaaatgttttacactgaaatcagagCTGGTtagacatcagagacgtcacacaggtgagaagccatttccatgctctgagtgtgggaaatgttttacacagaaatcacatcttgtttcacatcaaagaagtcacacaggtgagaagccattttcatgctctgagtgtgggaaatattttaaacAGAAATCAGAGCTGGTtagacatcagagacgtcacacaggtgagaatccatttccatgctctgagtgtgggaaatgttttacacttaaatcatatcttgttacacatcagagaagtcacacaggtgagaagccatttccatgctctgagtgtgggaaatgttttacacgtaaatcacatcttgttacgcaTCAGATTTCACACAGGAGAAGCATTACTATCAGTTGA